GAATTCGTTCGTCCGGCATCCTGATCCGGTCGGATTGCCGCCCCGTGAGGTCGGCGTGACGACCGGGGGTCGCCAGCGGGGCCTGCGCGCGCGAGACTGGGGGCATGTGCCGCAACATCAAGACGCTGCGACCGCCCGTCACGCCCGACGCCGACGAGGACGACTTCCACGCCGCCGCGTTGCAGTACGTCCGCAAGGTCTCCGGGTTCCGCGCCCCGGCGGCGCACAACCGGGAGGCCTTCGACCGGGCCGTGGACGCGATCGCCGAGGCCACCGCCCGGCTGCTCGGAGAGCTGGAGGTCCGCGGCTCGCACCCCCGGGCCGTCGAGGTCGTCGAGTCAGCCGGGTAGCGCCGTCGGACGCGGACAGCCGCCGTCGGACGCGGACAGCAGGGAGCAGGGAGCAGGAGATGAACCCCGCCAATCGTTACGCCCTCACCTTCCCCGGCACCCCCGGCACCCAGGCCCCGCAGGACGTCGTGGTGGTCACCCGGACCAGTGCGACCGGCCCCGGCGGCCACCCGGTGTACGAGGACGAGAGCGGCATCGTCCGCGCCGAGATCAGCGACTCCGGCGAGGTCCGGATGCTCGCCAGCGGCGGCCACCAGACCCCGCACCTGCCGGTCCACGCGCACCCGCTGCCCTGACGCACCGCTGCCCCGACGAACTGCTGGCCACGGCGCGCCCGCCTCGGGCACAATCTCCACATGATCACAGCGAGTTGGCAGGGCGTCGTCATCGCCGAGAGCGAGGACACCATCGTCGTCGAGGGCAACCACTACTTCCCGGTCGAG
The genomic region above belongs to Streptomyces sp. 1331.2 and contains:
- a CDS encoding DUF2277 domain-containing protein, which translates into the protein MCRNIKTLRPPVTPDADEDDFHAAALQYVRKVSGFRAPAAHNREAFDRAVDAIAEATARLLGELEVRGSHPRAVEVVESAG
- a CDS encoding DUF6296 family protein, producing MNPANRYALTFPGTPGTQAPQDVVVVTRTSATGPGGHPVYEDESGIVRAEISDSGEVRMLASGGHQTPHLPVHAHPLP